One part of the Xylanimonas allomyrinae genome encodes these proteins:
- the trpA gene encoding tryptophan synthase subunit alpha has translation MSTTVASQTAARIDATLAQGRPALVGYLPMGFPTIERSAEAAAAMVDAGADVVELGVPYTDPVMDGPVIQRAAETALAAGAHVRDVLTVVERLRAHASQVPVLVMTYWNPVLRYGVDGFARDLAAAGGAGLITPDLIPDEGGDWIAASDAHGLDRVFLVAPSSTPERLRLTAAASRGFVYAASTMGVTGARSQVGERAEQLVADTRAAGAPRVCVGLGVSTGDQAAQVGAYADGVIVGSAFVKALQGEEPWSRRLDALQAVTAELAAGVARARKDG, from the coding sequence GTGAGCACCACCGTGGCCTCGCAGACGGCCGCGCGGATCGACGCGACCCTGGCACAGGGGCGTCCCGCGCTCGTGGGCTACCTGCCCATGGGGTTCCCCACGATCGAGCGTTCCGCCGAGGCGGCGGCCGCGATGGTCGATGCCGGTGCCGACGTCGTCGAGCTCGGCGTCCCGTACACCGACCCGGTCATGGACGGGCCGGTCATCCAGCGCGCGGCCGAGACGGCGCTCGCGGCGGGCGCCCACGTGCGCGACGTGCTGACGGTGGTCGAACGGCTGCGCGCGCACGCGTCCCAGGTCCCCGTGCTGGTGATGACGTACTGGAACCCGGTGCTGCGCTACGGCGTCGACGGCTTCGCCCGCGATCTTGCCGCGGCCGGGGGAGCGGGGCTCATCACGCCCGACCTGATCCCCGACGAGGGCGGCGACTGGATCGCGGCATCGGACGCGCACGGGCTGGACCGCGTGTTCCTGGTCGCTCCGAGCTCGACGCCGGAGCGCCTGCGCCTGACGGCGGCCGCGTCACGCGGTTTCGTCTACGCCGCATCGACCATGGGCGTCACAGGCGCCCGGTCGCAGGTGGGGGAGCGCGCCGAGCAGCTCGTGGCGGACACGCGCGCCGCCGGCGCGCCGCGCGTGTGCGTAGGCCTCGGCGTCTCGACGGGGGACCAGGCCGCGCAGGTCGGCGCCTACGCCGACGGCGTCATCGTCGGCTCCGCCTTCGTCAAGGCGCTCCAGGGCGAGGAGCCCTGGTCGCGGCGTCTCGACGCCCTCCAGGCGGTGACGGCCGAGCTGGCCGCGGGCGTCGCCCGCGCCCGGAAGGACGGCTGA
- the lgt gene encoding prolipoprotein diacylglyceryl transferase: MLPLSIPSPSQGVWHLGALPLRAYAFAILAGIVLAAWIAGRRFTRRTAGGTFDDVLEITFWAVPFGIVGGRIYHVITTPGPYFGAGGDPIRALFIWEGGLGIWGAVALGGLGAWIGARRQNVRLPVFADALAPGLLVAQAVGRLGNWFNQELYGAPTTLPWGLQIDAAHLVTDPATGLRFAEGTLFHPTFLYELLWNLAMAGVLVWIDRKFRLGHGRVFWAYVALYTLGRGWIEALRIDTAEHLHLFGTDVRLNVITSIVVFAGGVVAFVLVGRRFPEREADARRVVPALTSDEVPDDAPDDVPDEASGDIPDDAPEGDGNPVAPDDPVTGAEHP; the protein is encoded by the coding sequence ATGCTTCCCCTGTCCATCCCCAGCCCGTCCCAGGGCGTGTGGCACCTCGGTGCGCTGCCGCTGCGTGCGTACGCGTTCGCGATCCTCGCGGGCATCGTGCTCGCGGCCTGGATCGCCGGGCGCCGCTTCACGCGGCGCACCGCCGGAGGCACGTTCGACGACGTCCTGGAGATCACGTTCTGGGCCGTGCCGTTCGGCATCGTCGGGGGCCGGATCTACCACGTGATCACGACGCCTGGGCCGTACTTCGGAGCGGGCGGCGATCCGATCCGCGCCCTGTTCATCTGGGAAGGCGGCCTGGGCATCTGGGGCGCCGTCGCCTTGGGCGGGCTCGGTGCGTGGATCGGCGCGCGGCGCCAGAACGTCCGGCTGCCGGTGTTCGCCGACGCCCTCGCCCCGGGCCTGCTCGTCGCGCAGGCTGTCGGGCGGCTGGGCAACTGGTTCAACCAGGAGCTGTACGGCGCTCCCACGACGCTGCCGTGGGGTCTGCAGATCGACGCCGCGCACCTGGTGACCGACCCGGCGACGGGGCTGCGCTTCGCGGAGGGGACGCTGTTCCATCCGACGTTCCTGTACGAGCTGCTGTGGAACCTCGCGATGGCCGGTGTGCTGGTGTGGATCGACCGCAAGTTCCGGCTCGGGCACGGGCGCGTCTTCTGGGCCTACGTGGCGCTCTACACGCTCGGACGTGGCTGGATCGAGGCGCTACGCATCGACACGGCCGAGCATCTGCACCTGTTCGGTACCGACGTGCGCCTCAACGTGATCACGTCGATCGTGGTGTTCGCCGGCGGCGTGGTCGCCTTCGTCCTGGTGGGGCGGCGGTTCCCGGAACGGGAGGCCGACGCGCGCCGGGTGGTCCCGGCCCTCACCTCGGACGAAGTGCCGGACGACGCACCGGACGACGTGCCGGACGAGGCGTCAGGCGACATTCCGGACGACGCGCCGGAGGGCGATGGCAACCCCGTGGCACCCGATGACCCTGTGACAGGCGCGGAACATCCGTGA